The Henckelia pumila isolate YLH828 chromosome 2, ASM3356847v2, whole genome shotgun sequence genome includes a window with the following:
- the LOC140877629 gene encoding uncharacterized protein: MNTPPIIPTIENPPVVQMDDTITPMEALLKRFQYFRPPYLNGKENPVDCESWLEDIDQLFESLDYSDDRRVRLIIHQLQGVAKSWWMTTKRAKENKGTAITWALFRAEFYKRFFPASYRKDKGAEFSNLRQGSMSIEDYVAKFDSLLRFAPHIADNEEAKADQFINDLNPEIFILVNTGRPDNFSDAMDQAKGAEAGLMRKRENQY, from the coding sequence ATGAATACTCCACCGATTATTCCTACGATAGAAAATCCTCCGGTGGTACAGATGGATGACACAATCACGCCTATGGaagccttactgaagaggttccaatatTTTAGGCCGCCGTATTTGAATGGAAAGGAAAATCCGGTCgattgcgagagttggttggaagatattgatcagctctttGAGTCGCTTGACTACTCTGATGACCGCAGGGTTAGATTGATTATTCATCAACTTCAGGGAgtggcaaagagttggtggatgacTACCAAAAGAGCCAAAGAGAATAAAGGTACGGCAATTACTTGGGCACTTTTTAGAGCAGAGTTCTATAAGAGATTCTTTCCAGCTTCCTATCGAAAGGATAAAGGTGCCGAGTTTTCAAATTTGAGGCAAGGTAGTATGAGTATCGAGGACTATGTTGCGAAGTTTGACAGTTTATTGAGGTTCGCTCCGCATATTGCCGACAATGAGGAGGCAAAagcagaccagttcattaacgATTTGAACCCTGAAATCTTTATTCTGGTGAATACTGGGAGGCCAGATAACTTTTCTGATGCgatggatcaggcaaagggagcagaagcgggGCTGATGAGGAAGAGGGAGAATCAGTACTAG